One window of uncultured Trichococcus sp. genomic DNA carries:
- the glgA gene encoding glycogen synthase GlgA: MKILFAASEAAPFFKTGGLGDVAYALPKELVKQGVDIRVVLPYYSTMPAKYKAEIKELIHFRVQVGWKSMYCGVKTLKLDGVTYYFIDNQAYFDRPSLYGQMDDAERFGFFSLAICEMMEKIDFIPDVVHVNDWHTAMVPVLLVDKYHWIEAYQGIRKVITIHNIRFQGVYDPSILTSIFGTGMNIYHEAGVKYYENVNFMKGGINFSDVVTTVSPSYANEIQTQEFGEGLEGTLRYNSWKIKGIINGIDYDVNDPETDPKLEYHFSADDLTGKAKNKAALQERLGLEVNPDIPLITSVGRLTDQKGYQLVQEKTEELLNARDVQVAILGTGEAEYENSFRYFAAKYPDRFAAVIDFDIALAQQMYAGADLFLMPSAFEPCGLSQMISLRYGTLPIVHETGGLKDTVVPYNAYTGEGTGFTFIDFSGYALLGTIYRALDVYENQPKAWAEMVQAAMSSDFSWKEPAKDYLDVYQSLVNE, translated from the coding sequence ATGAAAATTTTATTTGCCGCAAGTGAGGCTGCTCCTTTTTTTAAAACAGGCGGGCTCGGCGATGTCGCGTACGCATTGCCGAAGGAGTTAGTGAAACAAGGCGTGGATATCAGGGTAGTGCTTCCGTACTACTCGACCATGCCTGCAAAATACAAAGCAGAGATCAAGGAATTGATTCATTTCCGTGTGCAAGTCGGTTGGAAAAGCATGTATTGCGGTGTGAAAACATTGAAGTTGGATGGCGTAACCTATTATTTCATCGATAATCAGGCCTATTTCGATCGTCCGTCCTTGTACGGTCAAATGGATGACGCCGAAAGATTCGGTTTCTTCTCCTTGGCGATCTGCGAAATGATGGAAAAAATCGACTTCATTCCGGATGTCGTCCATGTGAATGATTGGCATACGGCTATGGTTCCGGTTCTTCTTGTGGATAAATATCACTGGATCGAAGCCTATCAAGGCATCCGTAAAGTCATCACGATCCACAATATCCGTTTCCAAGGTGTTTACGATCCTTCCATTCTGACGAGTATCTTCGGAACAGGCATGAACATCTACCATGAAGCTGGCGTCAAGTATTATGAGAACGTCAACTTCATGAAAGGCGGCATCAATTTTTCTGATGTCGTCACGACGGTCAGCCCATCCTATGCGAATGAAATCCAGACACAGGAATTCGGCGAAGGACTGGAAGGGACGCTGCGGTACAACAGCTGGAAAATCAAAGGCATCATCAACGGCATCGATTACGATGTCAATGATCCGGAGACCGATCCGAAACTGGAATACCATTTCTCTGCTGACGATTTGACCGGCAAAGCAAAAAATAAAGCGGCCCTGCAGGAGCGTTTGGGATTGGAAGTGAATCCTGACATCCCGTTGATCACGAGCGTCGGACGCTTGACGGATCAAAAAGGCTATCAGCTTGTGCAGGAAAAAACCGAAGAATTATTGAATGCGCGTGATGTTCAGGTTGCCATCCTTGGGACCGGCGAAGCGGAATACGAGAATTCATTCCGTTACTTTGCTGCCAAATACCCTGATCGCTTCGCGGCGGTCATCGATTTTGACATCGCCTTGGCGCAGCAGATGTACGCAGGCGCGGATCTGTTCCTGATGCCTTCCGCATTCGAACCATGCGGCCTGTCGCAGATGATTTCCTTGCGTTACGGCACTTTGCCGATTGTCCATGAGACGGGCGGTCTGAAGGATACGGTTGTCCCTTACAATGCTTATACGGGTGAAGGCACCGGGTTCACATTCATCGATTTCAGTGGCTATGCACTGCTCGGAACCATCTATCGTGCGTTGGATGTGTATGAAAACCAACCGAAAGCCTGGGCAGAAATGGTGCAAGCAGCGATGAGCAGCGATTTCAGCTGGAAAGAACCGGCCAAAGATTATCTGGACGTCTATCAGTCATTAGTCAACGAATAA
- the glgD gene encoding glucose-1-phosphate adenylyltransferase subunit GlgD — translation MKMNSICAILNLTEDETALYPLTRVRPIASLPFASRYRLIDFNLSSISHAEIKSVGMFIAGSGRSIYDHIRSGSIWDLESGLAGGIFTYSQQLLKAIQEKNGDAPDFYMNHKEFIERSKGEYVVVMGSKILANVDIKAVMQHHLAKEGDITVLYKTVPKSFFEKRPQEKVLQIDRDEYLLHLINAEDAPAELERLALDMNMYFMRADKMLELIQRAELEDVQLDADKLIEHYLPEYQVNTYEYTGYLANIDSIPAYFNANMEMLEKNKFSALFHSSQNVITKVKNGAPTYYSKAAHVKNAQFATGCVIEGTVEDSLIHRKVNIAKDAEVRNSIIMQGAKIGEGSVLEYCILDKNVTIGPGVTLKGTKDNLVVIEKNKTITV, via the coding sequence ATGAAGATGAATAGTATTTGTGCCATTTTAAATTTAACCGAGGACGAGACAGCGTTGTATCCATTAACGCGTGTCCGCCCGATTGCCTCTTTACCGTTCGCTAGCCGTTATCGCCTGATCGACTTCAATCTTTCAAGCATCAGCCATGCTGAAATCAAATCAGTGGGCATGTTCATCGCAGGAAGCGGACGCTCGATCTACGACCATATCCGCAGCGGATCCATCTGGGACCTTGAGTCCGGATTGGCCGGCGGAATTTTCACCTACTCTCAACAATTGCTGAAAGCCATCCAAGAAAAAAATGGCGATGCTCCGGATTTTTACATGAACCATAAGGAATTCATCGAGCGCTCCAAAGGCGAATACGTTGTCGTCATGGGCAGCAAAATCCTGGCGAATGTCGACATCAAAGCGGTTATGCAGCATCATTTGGCAAAGGAAGGCGACATTACCGTCCTCTACAAGACTGTGCCCAAATCTTTCTTTGAGAAGAGACCGCAGGAAAAAGTTCTTCAGATCGATCGCGATGAATATTTGCTACATCTGATTAATGCAGAAGATGCTCCAGCCGAGCTTGAACGTCTCGCTCTGGACATGAATATGTATTTCATGAGAGCGGACAAGATGCTGGAACTGATTCAGCGTGCCGAACTGGAAGACGTGCAACTCGATGCGGATAAACTGATTGAACATTATTTGCCGGAATACCAAGTCAATACCTACGAATATACAGGATATTTGGCCAATATCGACTCCATCCCAGCTTATTTCAATGCGAATATGGAAATGCTGGAGAAAAATAAATTTTCAGCCCTGTTCCACAGCAGCCAAAATGTCATCACGAAAGTGAAGAATGGCGCGCCGACCTATTACTCGAAAGCGGCACATGTTAAAAATGCCCAATTCGCTACCGGTTGCGTCATTGAAGGGACAGTCGAGGATTCCTTGATTCATCGTAAAGTAAATATCGCTAAGGATGCCGAAGTCCGCAACAGCATCATCATGCAAGGCGCGAAGATCGGCGAAGGCTCAGTCCTCGAATACTGTATCCTGGACAAGAATGTAACCATCGGACCCGGCGTCACTTTGAAAGGTACGAAAGATAATCTTGTTGTAATCGAAAAAAATAAAACAATCACAGTTTAG
- a CDS encoding glucose-1-phosphate adenylyltransferase has protein sequence MKNQMVAMILAGGQGTRLGKLTRETAKPAVPFGGKYRIIDFALSNCANSGINKVGVVTQYQPLELNEHIGNGESWGLTGRDGGVTILQPYSSADGEKWFKGTAHAIYQNIAYIDRYNPEYVLVLSGDHIYKMDYSHMLEFHTAHNASLTVGVIPVPMEEAPRFGIMNTDQTNRIIEFEEKPKEPKSNLASMGIYIFNWQVLRKYLVEDQAKQREMEDFGKNVIPTYLENGENCFAYAFDGYWKDVGTIESLWEANMEFLDPEHSLNIRDEEWRIYSKNPVSPPQFLTESSNVTDSMIVDGCYVAGEITHSILSQNVRVGNGSVVRDSLVMANVTIGENVTIEHAIIGENAKIADNANVIGKNGEIEVVGYAEVIGGLKDEDE, from the coding sequence ATGAAAAATCAAATGGTAGCAATGATATTAGCCGGAGGGCAAGGCACTCGGCTAGGAAAATTGACGCGCGAAACAGCCAAACCGGCTGTCCCGTTCGGCGGAAAATATCGAATAATCGATTTTGCTTTAAGCAACTGCGCTAACTCAGGCATCAATAAAGTTGGGGTAGTGACGCAATATCAACCTTTGGAATTAAATGAACACATCGGAAATGGTGAGTCGTGGGGACTGACCGGCCGGGACGGTGGAGTGACTATCCTGCAGCCATATTCGAGTGCAGACGGCGAAAAGTGGTTCAAGGGAACTGCTCATGCCATCTACCAGAATATCGCCTATATCGACAGATACAATCCGGAATACGTGCTGGTATTGTCCGGTGACCATATCTACAAGATGGACTACTCCCACATGTTGGAATTCCATACTGCGCACAATGCCAGCTTGACTGTCGGCGTCATCCCTGTTCCGATGGAAGAAGCCCCTCGTTTCGGGATCATGAACACAGATCAGACAAACCGCATCATCGAATTCGAAGAGAAACCGAAAGAACCGAAAAGCAATCTGGCATCGATGGGGATCTACATCTTCAATTGGCAGGTGCTCCGTAAATATTTGGTGGAAGATCAAGCGAAACAACGCGAAATGGAAGATTTCGGAAAAAATGTTATCCCGACCTATCTTGAAAACGGCGAAAACTGCTTCGCTTACGCTTTTGATGGTTATTGGAAAGATGTCGGCACCATCGAAAGTCTTTGGGAAGCGAATATGGAATTCCTCGATCCGGAACATTCCTTGAATATCCGTGATGAAGAATGGCGCATCTATTCGAAAAATCCGGTTTCCCCTCCGCAGTTCCTGACAGAGTCATCCAACGTAACGGACTCCATGATCGTTGATGGCTGCTACGTTGCAGGTGAAATCACGCATTCTATCCTGTCCCAGAACGTTCGCGTCGGCAATGGATCAGTCGTACGCGATAGCCTGGTTATGGCAAATGTTACGATCGGTGAAAATGTTACAATCGAGCATGCCATCATTGGGGAAAATGCAAAAATCGCCGACAATGCAAATGTCATCGGCAAGAACGGTGAAATCGAAGTTGTTGGATATGCTGAAGTTATAGGGGGACTTAAAGATGAAGATGAATAG
- the glgB gene encoding 1,4-alpha-glucan branching protein GlgB: MSAKMNILKELEKEMYLFNIGEHLESYRFLGSKQRTENGIEGWRFTVWAPHAKKVSLVGDFTEWKPVEMQKIGKTGGWSLFTEDAAQGDCYKYYIEDKNGKKKYKIDPYSFAYEVPPKDASVVFDMPEKKWKDGRWAANKKRKSIYQKPLNIYEVHFSSWKKHDDGSWYSFKDLAETLIPYVKEMGYTHIEFMPLMEHPLEASWGYQITGYFAVAARYGNLLELRDFVEEAHKEGVGVIMDWVPGHFCKNDYALAYFDGTPTFEYADPNRAINNRWGTLNFDLGKAQVHSFLISNAIFWLQEFHFDGIRVDAVSNMLYLDYDEGPWTPNEDGSNDNRQGIEFLKKMNTRVFERQPDTYMIAEESTAWANVTKPIEMGGLGFNYKWNMGWMNDTLRFFEMDPLFRKDNFNLITFSFMYAFNENFILPISHDEVVHGKQSLLGKMPGDRYKQFAGLRTLQAYMMAHPGKKLNFMGNEIGQFLEWRFYDQIEWGVLNNEFNPEFQHYIKTLNHLYKDTKALHEVDDANTGLEILDADNNLESVLSFIRTGEKPRDFLIVVCNFTPVERRNFRVGVPYEGHYEVLLNTEMQEFGGTWTENLPEMVTSLDGMNRQPFSIEFTLPALGVLFIKPKRVFGVNK; encoded by the coding sequence ATGAGTGCAAAAATGAACATACTTAAAGAGTTGGAAAAAGAGATGTATTTGTTCAACATCGGGGAACACCTTGAAAGCTACCGCTTTTTAGGTAGTAAACAACGGACCGAAAACGGGATTGAAGGATGGCGTTTCACGGTGTGGGCGCCCCATGCAAAAAAAGTTTCGTTGGTCGGGGACTTTACAGAGTGGAAACCCGTAGAAATGCAAAAGATCGGCAAAACCGGCGGCTGGTCGCTCTTCACGGAGGATGCGGCGCAAGGGGACTGTTACAAGTATTATATCGAGGACAAAAACGGCAAAAAGAAATACAAAATCGATCCTTATTCTTTCGCGTATGAAGTTCCGCCAAAAGACGCCTCTGTCGTGTTTGACATGCCCGAAAAAAAATGGAAGGACGGCAGATGGGCCGCAAACAAAAAAAGAAAGTCCATCTATCAAAAACCGCTTAACATTTATGAAGTGCATTTCAGTTCTTGGAAAAAACATGATGATGGCAGCTGGTATTCCTTTAAGGATCTTGCTGAAACGTTGATTCCATATGTGAAGGAAATGGGCTACACGCACATCGAATTCATGCCTTTGATGGAACATCCGCTGGAAGCTTCTTGGGGCTACCAAATCACCGGATACTTCGCGGTGGCTGCCCGTTACGGTAATTTGCTCGAATTGCGGGATTTCGTGGAAGAAGCGCATAAGGAAGGGGTCGGGGTCATCATGGACTGGGTTCCCGGACATTTCTGCAAAAATGATTATGCGTTAGCCTATTTTGATGGGACACCGACTTTTGAGTATGCCGATCCGAATCGCGCCATCAACAACCGTTGGGGGACGTTGAATTTTGACTTGGGTAAAGCACAAGTGCACAGCTTCCTGATTTCGAACGCCATTTTCTGGCTGCAAGAGTTCCATTTTGATGGAATCCGTGTCGATGCCGTTTCGAATATGCTTTATCTTGATTATGATGAAGGTCCTTGGACACCGAATGAAGACGGCAGCAATGATAACCGCCAAGGGATCGAGTTCCTGAAGAAAATGAACACCAGAGTCTTTGAACGCCAGCCGGATACCTACATGATCGCGGAAGAAAGCACTGCTTGGGCAAATGTCACAAAACCCATCGAGATGGGCGGGCTGGGCTTCAACTACAAGTGGAATATGGGCTGGATGAATGATACGTTGCGCTTCTTCGAAATGGATCCATTGTTCCGAAAAGACAATTTCAACCTGATCACCTTCTCGTTCATGTACGCCTTTAATGAAAACTTTATTCTGCCGATTTCTCATGATGAAGTCGTCCATGGGAAACAATCCCTTTTGGGCAAAATGCCGGGGGACCGCTATAAACAATTTGCGGGCTTACGGACGCTGCAAGCTTACATGATGGCTCATCCTGGCAAAAAATTGAACTTCATGGGCAATGAAATCGGGCAGTTCCTGGAATGGCGCTTCTACGATCAAATCGAATGGGGTGTCCTGAACAACGAGTTCAATCCGGAGTTCCAGCATTACATCAAAACGTTGAATCATCTATACAAAGATACGAAAGCTTTGCATGAAGTCGATGATGCAAATACCGGTCTGGAGATTCTGGATGCGGACAACAACTTGGAATCGGTCCTTTCCTTCATAAGAACAGGTGAGAAACCGCGCGACTTCCTGATTGTCGTGTGCAACTTCACGCCTGTCGAACGTCGCAATTTCCGGGTGGGCGTGCCATACGAAGGCCACTACGAAGTATTGCTGAATACCGAAATGCAGGAATTCGGCGGCACTTGGACAGAAAATCTCCCTGAAATGGTCACGAGCCTCGACGGCATGAATCGCCAACCTTTCTCTATTGAGTTTACGTTACCCGCATTAGGAGTTTTGTTCATCAAACCGAAACGCGTTTTTGGTGTTAATAAATAG
- a CDS encoding ectonucleotide pyrophosphatase/phosphodiesterase: MVKRKLYIISLDAFGASDLEFAKTLPHFQEILNRSALVKEVESVYPSLTYVAHTSIATGMNPNRHGIIHNTHRQPERQSPDWYWYAKEIKKATLFDVAKKAGYTTCALLWPVTGKSPSIDYNLAEIFPNRPWQNQVMVSAFASSTKYALEMNKKYGSLRNGIAQPELDEFVTAIAVDTIKTKQPDLLAVHLVDLDSMRHEYGVLSDQAKEAIVRMDRHLSQIIDAMKEVGSYEDTVLAVLGDHYQIDTHTVIRPNHLFLDKGWQTIDRKRNIRDWKVLAKAADGACYIYRKDVSVTNKMILDALKGIEDRIETIHSAAEARKMGADENCLFILEAKPGYYFESDVLYPFMESTAKNLSDRKLHKATHGFSPKKKKYATMLMISGPGIDKEAVVEKGRLIDEGPTFLHAIGLKFPEATDGRVINKIFL, from the coding sequence ATGGTAAAAAGAAAACTGTATATCATTTCATTAGATGCATTTGGTGCCAGTGACTTAGAATTTGCCAAGACGCTGCCCCATTTTCAGGAAATTTTGAACAGAAGCGCACTCGTCAAAGAGGTGGAATCGGTTTATCCGTCTTTGACATACGTAGCCCATACTTCAATCGCGACAGGGATGAATCCGAATCGTCATGGCATCATCCACAACACGCACCGGCAGCCGGAAAGGCAGTCTCCGGATTGGTATTGGTACGCCAAAGAGATAAAGAAGGCGACGTTGTTCGATGTCGCAAAGAAGGCCGGTTACACAACCTGCGCTTTGCTTTGGCCAGTGACCGGGAAAAGTCCTTCCATCGACTATAACCTGGCGGAAATTTTTCCGAACAGACCCTGGCAAAATCAGGTGATGGTGTCCGCATTTGCTTCCAGCACAAAATATGCGCTGGAGATGAACAAAAAATACGGTTCGTTGCGGAACGGAATTGCCCAACCGGAATTGGATGAATTTGTGACAGCGATAGCGGTCGACACGATCAAGACGAAACAGCCGGATCTGCTGGCTGTACATTTGGTTGATCTGGACAGCATGCGTCACGAATATGGTGTTTTGAGCGATCAAGCGAAAGAAGCCATCGTCCGGATGGATCGCCATCTCAGCCAAATCATTGACGCGATGAAAGAAGTGGGCAGCTATGAGGATACCGTGTTGGCAGTGTTGGGCGATCATTATCAGATCGATACGCATACGGTCATCCGCCCAAACCACCTGTTCTTGGACAAAGGGTGGCAGACGATCGATCGCAAAAGGAACATCAGGGACTGGAAAGTGCTGGCAAAAGCCGCGGATGGCGCTTGCTATATTTACCGCAAGGATGTCAGCGTAACAAACAAAATGATATTGGATGCGTTGAAAGGGATCGAAGACAGGATTGAAACCATCCATTCGGCCGCAGAGGCCAGAAAAATGGGGGCTGATGAGAATTGCCTCTTCATTCTGGAAGCGAAGCCGGGCTATTATTTCGAAAGCGATGTGCTGTATCCATTCATGGAAAGCACCGCCAAAAACCTTTCCGATCGTAAACTGCATAAAGCGACGCACGGATTCAGCCCGAAAAAGAAAAAATACGCCACGATGCTGATGATTTCTGGGCCCGGAATCGATAAAGAGGCCGTTGTGGAAAAGGGCAGGCTGATCGACGAAGGGCCGACTTTCCTGCATGCGATCGGACTGAAATTTCCGGAAGCCACGGATGGAAGGGTCATCAACAAAATATTTCTGTAA
- a CDS encoding DUF4349 domain-containing protein: MKKLKLLILSLLSVSLVGCSFLTTEETSVSQQDAAGVDYITTEISKTDGQAGSGLLIGEKVVTTVHLSYETLKYDDSIAYLKEIVGKYGAYVEYSYESSGGDMIYTPSSLTQNYRQGSYTIRIPKDSVTAFLDDLEGGLGTKISEQQGNQDVTQYYEDTATRISVLQRKEERLLALLEQAQTVEEILAIEDSLSATISEREVLQAELDNIDDLVDYTALYLTVSERSRISNNRGGSTPFWDRVKDAFIDSVYSFYYWLQDAAIWFIYALPFFVAVLLVLLLLWAIKKLFGKTIWGKQRAEKQLQERKQIEERRKERFERTHPRKPGGTNVASTATVTPAETSGTPQTPIPPAEKTDQPESKAKDDEGDPLEP, encoded by the coding sequence TTGAAAAAACTGAAATTATTGATCCTTTCGCTGCTGTCAGTCTCTCTAGTGGGTTGTTCATTCTTAACGACGGAAGAAACGAGTGTTTCGCAACAGGACGCTGCCGGAGTGGATTACATAACAACGGAAATATCCAAAACAGATGGGCAAGCCGGATCGGGACTGTTGATCGGCGAAAAGGTAGTGACCACCGTCCACCTTTCCTATGAAACGCTGAAATATGATGATTCCATCGCTTATCTGAAGGAAATCGTCGGAAAATACGGAGCCTATGTGGAATATTCCTACGAATCAAGCGGCGGCGACATGATCTACACACCTTCGTCATTGACCCAAAACTATCGCCAAGGCAGCTACACAATCCGGATTCCGAAAGATTCCGTGACAGCCTTCCTGGATGATCTGGAGGGCGGGCTAGGCACGAAAATCAGCGAGCAGCAGGGAAATCAGGACGTGACGCAGTATTACGAGGACACGGCCACCCGCATCAGCGTGCTTCAAAGGAAGGAAGAGCGGCTGTTGGCGCTGCTCGAGCAGGCACAAACAGTCGAAGAGATCCTTGCCATCGAGGACAGTCTTAGTGCGACCATTTCCGAAAGGGAAGTGCTCCAGGCTGAGCTGGATAACATCGATGATTTGGTCGATTATACAGCTCTGTATCTTACCGTTTCCGAGCGTTCGCGGATTTCCAACAACCGTGGCGGATCGACGCCATTCTGGGATCGCGTCAAGGACGCTTTCATCGATTCGGTTTATTCCTTCTACTATTGGCTGCAGGATGCCGCCATCTGGTTCATCTATGCATTGCCATTCTTCGTAGCCGTGCTGTTAGTGTTGTTGCTGTTGTGGGCGATCAAAAAACTGTTCGGCAAAACGATCTGGGGCAAGCAAAGAGCCGAAAAGCAGCTCCAGGAAAGAAAGCAGATCGAGGAGCGCCGGAAAGAACGGTTTGAACGGACCCATCCAAGAAAACCGGGAGGCACAAATGTAGCTTCCACAGCAACCGTGACGCCTGCGGAAACTTCGGGCACGCCACAAACGCCAATTCCGCCGGCAGAAAAGACCGACCAGCCTGAATCAAAAGCGAAAGATGATGAAGGGGACCCTCTCGAGCCGTAA
- a CDS encoding SGNH/GDSL hydrolase family protein — MEKTTKRKLLFIGDSITDAGRNRNNPDSLGKGYVALIAKALAKRGDAERYQLINRGISGNRIHDIAERWHSDCVSLEPDVVTMLIGINDTWHNVGDETVFATKEGAEQFEMHYRHLLASLRKKSDARLILMEPFVFPYPEDRKSWRVDLDPKQEIVKRLAEEFAAEWIGLDAYLNGIGAVDGYETLSNDGVHPTKKGHQLIADAWLKQFDEGGEK; from the coding sequence ATGGAGAAAACGACTAAACGCAAATTGCTTTTCATCGGCGACAGCATCACGGACGCCGGGCGCAACCGCAACAATCCTGATTCGCTGGGGAAAGGCTATGTGGCTTTGATAGCGAAGGCTCTTGCGAAAAGAGGCGATGCCGAACGCTACCAGCTGATCAACCGCGGCATCAGCGGCAACCGAATCCATGATATAGCGGAAAGATGGCACAGCGATTGCGTTTCGCTCGAGCCTGATGTCGTCACTATGCTGATCGGCATCAACGATACGTGGCATAATGTCGGCGACGAAACGGTGTTCGCGACCAAAGAGGGCGCGGAACAGTTCGAAATGCATTATCGCCATTTGTTGGCTTCCTTGCGGAAAAAATCGGATGCACGGCTCATTCTGATGGAGCCGTTCGTCTTCCCGTATCCGGAAGACCGCAAGTCTTGGCGTGTTGATTTGGATCCGAAACAGGAAATCGTCAAACGCCTGGCCGAAGAATTCGCTGCCGAATGGATCGGGCTGGATGCCTATCTGAATGGAATCGGTGCTGTCGATGGCTATGAAACGTTATCCAATGACGGCGTCCACCCGACCAAAAAAGGCCACCAGCTCATCGCTGATGCTTGGCTGAAGCAATTTGATGAAGGCGGGGAAAAGTAG
- a CDS encoding VOC family protein, translated as MKMLHTCIRVQHLDKSIAFYKEAFDFREKKKLDYPEHKFSIVYLGLEGDDYELELTYNYDHEPYNIGDGYGHIAIGVDEFEALHDKQVAAGFNVTDYKGLPDSSVRYYFITDPDGYKVEVIQNR; from the coding sequence ATGAAAATGTTACACACTTGCATCCGCGTGCAGCACTTGGATAAATCGATCGCATTCTACAAAGAGGCTTTTGATTTCCGGGAGAAAAAGAAGCTGGACTATCCTGAGCACAAGTTTTCGATCGTCTATTTAGGTTTGGAAGGCGATGATTATGAGTTGGAGTTGACCTACAATTACGATCATGAACCTTACAACATCGGTGACGGCTATGGCCACATCGCAATCGGGGTGGACGAATTTGAAGCCCTTCACGATAAGCAGGTAGCTGCCGGATTCAACGTGACCGATTATAAAGGTTTGCCTGATTCTTCCGTAAGATACTACTTCATCACCGATCCGGATGGCTACAAGGTTGAAGTCATCCAGAACAGATAG
- a CDS encoding cytidine deaminase, which yields MNSEELVSRARAAMQHAYSPYSHFPVGAAVLYKDGTVIEGVNVENVSFGATNCAERTALFTGVTQGYRKEDVAAIAIAGDTETFLPPCSICRQVMVELCAYETPVYLSDKHGKIKELTIKELVPYAFTELNM from the coding sequence ATGAACAGTGAAGAATTAGTGTCCAGAGCAAGAGCCGCTATGCAGCATGCATACAGCCCGTATTCCCATTTTCCGGTAGGGGCGGCAGTCCTCTATAAGGACGGCACAGTTATTGAAGGCGTAAACGTGGAAAATGTTTCCTTTGGCGCCACCAATTGCGCAGAGCGGACCGCCTTGTTCACCGGTGTGACGCAAGGCTACCGCAAAGAAGATGTCGCAGCCATCGCCATCGCGGGCGACACGGAAACATTCCTCCCGCCCTGCAGCATCTGCCGCCAAGTGATGGTGGAATTGTGCGCGTACGAAACGCCTGTTTACCTTTCCGATAAGCACGGGAAAATCAAGGAACTGACGATCAAAGAGTTGGTTCCGTATGCCTTTACCGAATTAAATATGTAA
- a CDS encoding iron-containing alcohol dehydrogenase family protein, giving the protein MTKELIVRTGPQEYECREGVLSTLPKRLEERFVKNILIVHGRVSWQKARPYLEDLYQAGFAITEVAFSGECSYEEVDRIVGLAAKHKSDAIIGVGGGKIMDAVKYAAAKAGCILNVMVPTLASNCAPWTPLSVMYTEDGVFIRYDFLQQQASLLLLEPRLIIDSPKDFFVAGLADTLAKWYESDEILSLPENAQQPMLMMARQAAYICRQSILDHAELAIASLEAGEVTEAFVKLTEVITSISGMVGGMGDAFARTTIAHEIHDAITNFPESHHFLHGHKVAYGIMVQLAYEKKWAEIDNLIPFYEHLDIPKSLHDLHLDRLDAEGILEIGRLSTKPEAPAHGLPYEVTAELMAEAIQKLEDYMANLPEL; this is encoded by the coding sequence ATGACGAAAGAATTGATCGTAAGGACAGGGCCGCAAGAATACGAATGCAGAGAAGGCGTCCTGTCGACTTTGCCGAAACGATTGGAAGAACGCTTCGTAAAAAATATTTTGATTGTGCACGGGAGAGTGTCCTGGCAAAAAGCCCGTCCCTACCTTGAAGACCTGTATCAAGCCGGCTTCGCAATAACTGAAGTGGCTTTTTCGGGCGAATGCAGCTACGAAGAAGTCGACCGCATCGTCGGGCTGGCTGCAAAGCACAAAAGCGATGCGATCATCGGCGTCGGCGGCGGAAAAATCATGGATGCCGTGAAATATGCTGCCGCTAAAGCGGGCTGCATCCTGAATGTGATGGTCCCGACATTGGCGAGCAACTGCGCCCCTTGGACGCCGCTCAGCGTCATGTACACTGAGGATGGCGTGTTCATCCGCTACGATTTCCTGCAGCAACAAGCTTCGCTATTGTTGTTGGAACCGCGCTTGATCATCGACTCGCCGAAGGATTTCTTTGTGGCCGGATTGGCGGACACACTGGCCAAATGGTACGAATCGGACGAAATCCTTTCGCTGCCTGAGAATGCGCAGCAACCGATGCTGATGATGGCGCGCCAAGCAGCTTATATCTGCAGACAAAGCATCCTTGATCACGCCGAGTTGGCGATCGCTAGCCTGGAAGCGGGGGAAGTCACGGAAGCTTTTGTGAAACTGACTGAAGTCATCACTTCCATCAGCGGCATGGTCGGTGGGATGGGCGACGCTTTTGCGCGGACGACCATCGCCCATGAAATCCACGATGCCATCACCAATTTCCCGGAATCGCATCATTTCCTGCACGGACATAAAGTGGCCTACGGAATCATGGTGCAATTGGCTTATGAAAAGAAATGGGCTGAGATCGACAACCTGATCCCGTTCTATGAACACTTGGACATTCCGAAGAGCCTGCACGATCTGCATTTGGACAGACTGGATGCGGAGGGCATCCTGGAAATCGGCCGTCTGTCGACAAAACCTGAAGCACCGGCGCACGGGCTGCCTTACGAAGTCACTGCCGAACTGATGGCGGAAGCGATCCAAAAGCTCGAAGATTACATGGCGAATTTGCCGGAACTCTGA